From the Vibrio metoecus genome, one window contains:
- the moaD gene encoding molybdopterin synthase sulfur carrier subunit: MIKVLFFAQTRELVGCDSLTVDEHFSSVEALRQHLVQQAGKWDLALEPGKLLAAVNQSIVPLDTPLQEGDEVAFFPPVTGG; this comes from the coding sequence ATGATTAAGGTACTGTTTTTTGCGCAAACCCGAGAGTTAGTCGGTTGCGATAGCCTTACCGTAGATGAGCATTTTTCGAGTGTAGAAGCTTTGCGTCAGCATTTGGTGCAGCAAGCGGGTAAGTGGGATTTGGCTTTAGAGCCGGGCAAGCTGCTGGCTGCTGTCAACCAATCCATTGTGCCACTTGATACGCCGTTACAAGAAGGTGATGAAGTGGCCTTCTTCCCGCCAGTGACGGGGGGTTAA
- a CDS encoding YvcK family protein codes for MSLYENKKVVAIGGGHGLGRMLAALKVFGSNATGIVTTTDNGGSTGRIRHCQGGIAWGDTRNCINQLITEPSISSMMFEYRFKGAGELNGHNLGNLMLTALDNLSVRPLDAINLIRNMLKVDVNILPMSEHPSDLAALSMDGKWVTGETSVDEMTQDLRRLDLAPEVPATKEAITAIQEADCVILGPGSFLTSIMPPLLLPELGKAIARNQKAKVIFVENLSPEYGPAGRMSLEQKLEWCERACQGRKIDVVLGHHPHSDLQGQWNFVTRDLASANRDWRHDRQKLRQAIEEQLIDEL; via the coding sequence ATGTCTCTATACGAAAACAAGAAAGTCGTCGCCATTGGCGGCGGCCATGGTTTGGGACGCATGTTGGCGGCGCTCAAAGTGTTTGGCTCCAATGCCACCGGCATAGTCACCACCACAGATAATGGTGGCTCAACAGGACGTATTCGTCACTGCCAAGGTGGGATTGCTTGGGGTGATACCCGCAACTGCATCAACCAGTTGATTACCGAGCCGTCCATCAGTTCGATGATGTTCGAATACCGCTTTAAAGGGGCTGGAGAGCTCAACGGCCACAACTTGGGCAACCTGATGCTCACCGCTTTGGACAACCTTTCTGTACGTCCGCTGGATGCGATTAATCTTATTCGTAACATGCTTAAAGTTGATGTGAATATTCTGCCGATGTCTGAGCATCCCTCTGATCTTGCTGCTCTTTCAATGGATGGGAAATGGGTAACGGGCGAAACCAGCGTTGACGAAATGACGCAAGATTTGCGAAGACTCGATCTTGCACCTGAAGTCCCCGCCACCAAAGAAGCAATCACTGCGATTCAAGAAGCGGACTGCGTGATCCTCGGCCCCGGTAGTTTCTTAACCAGCATCATGCCACCGCTTCTGTTACCAGAATTGGGTAAAGCGATTGCACGCAATCAAAAGGCTAAAGTGATTTTTGTGGAGAACCTTTCACCAGAATATGGTCCAGCAGGAAGAATGAGCCTAGAGCAGAAGTTGGAGTGGTGTGAAAGAGCGTGTCAGGGACGCAAAATTGATGTAGTGCTAGGTCATCACCCTCATTCGGATCTGCAAGGGCAATGGAATTTTGTTACCCGAGATTTGGCCTCTGCCAACCGTGACTGGCGTCATGATCGGCAGAAGCTGAGACAAGCGATTGAAGAGCAGTTAATCGACGAGCTCTGA
- the moaA gene encoding GTP 3',8-cyclase MoaA → MAQQFEDRFQRRFYYLRLSITDVCNFKCTYCLPDGYKPLVDRPTSFLAVNEIRRVVNAFAHCGTSKVRITGGEPSLRKDFGEIIHTIAQTPGIQKVATTTNGYRLAKHIGEWRDAGLTQLNVSVDSLDPRMFAQITGENRFQQVMSGIDRAFEVGFEQVKVNVVLMKNLNHLELPTFMAWIKTRPIQLRFIELMQTGEMDELFTRHHVSGASIRDYLLGNGWLLKARADNDGPAQVFIHPDYQGEIGLIMPYEKNFCSSCNRLRVSALGKLHLCLFGEQGIDLRDLLQEDHQENALIERIQTQLQNKAETHFLHDGNSGVTPHLASIGG, encoded by the coding sequence GTGGCGCAACAATTCGAAGACAGATTTCAACGTAGGTTTTACTACTTACGTCTATCCATAACTGACGTTTGTAATTTCAAATGTACCTATTGCTTACCTGATGGCTATAAGCCATTGGTGGATCGTCCTACCTCATTTTTGGCTGTGAATGAAATTCGCCGAGTGGTGAATGCGTTTGCCCATTGCGGCACCTCAAAGGTGAGAATCACCGGCGGTGAACCTTCGCTGCGCAAAGATTTTGGCGAAATCATTCATACCATAGCGCAAACTCCCGGCATTCAGAAAGTCGCTACCACCACCAATGGCTATCGTTTAGCGAAACATATTGGTGAGTGGCGTGATGCGGGGTTGACGCAACTGAATGTCAGCGTGGATAGTTTAGATCCGCGTATGTTCGCGCAAATCACAGGTGAAAACCGTTTCCAGCAAGTGATGTCCGGTATTGATCGCGCGTTTGAGGTCGGTTTCGAGCAAGTCAAAGTCAACGTGGTGCTGATGAAAAATCTGAACCACCTTGAGCTCCCTACATTTATGGCGTGGATTAAAACCCGCCCCATCCAACTGCGTTTTATTGAATTGATGCAGACCGGAGAAATGGACGAGTTATTTACTCGCCATCATGTCTCAGGCGCGTCAATCCGTGACTATCTGCTTGGTAACGGTTGGCTACTCAAAGCCAGAGCGGATAACGATGGCCCTGCACAGGTGTTTATCCACCCGGATTACCAAGGCGAGATAGGCCTCATCATGCCTTATGAAAAGAACTTTTGTAGCAGTTGTAACCGCCTGCGTGTGTCGGCGCTCGGCAAACTGCATCTCTGCTTATTTGGCGAACAAGGGATAGATTTGCGCGATCTTTTGCAAGAAGATCACCAAGAAAACGCATTGATTGAACGAATTCAAACTCAGTTGCAAAACAAGGCGGAAACCCACTTCCTGCATGATGGAAACTCGGGTGTCACGCCGCATTTAGCCTCGATTGGCGGCTGA
- the moaE gene encoding molybdopterin synthase catalytic subunit MoaE: MDHRVSVQTEDFSVAQEYEALAQGTQAGAVVTFVGKVRDMNLGDNVVGLHLEHYPGMTEKSLLEICDMAEERWPLQRVRVIHRVGDMLSGDQIVLVGVTSAHRNAAFEACEFIMDYLKTRAPFWKKELTTEESRWIDSRDSDHQAAQRWEKGE, translated from the coding sequence ATGGATCATCGCGTATCGGTACAAACGGAAGATTTCTCTGTTGCTCAAGAATACGAAGCTTTAGCGCAAGGGACTCAGGCGGGCGCTGTGGTGACTTTCGTCGGCAAGGTTCGAGATATGAACTTGGGTGATAATGTGGTGGGGCTGCACCTTGAGCATTATCCGGGGATGACGGAAAAATCCTTGTTGGAGATTTGCGATATGGCGGAAGAGCGTTGGCCTCTGCAGCGCGTTCGGGTGATTCACCGGGTGGGCGACATGCTCAGTGGCGATCAAATTGTGTTGGTTGGTGTGACTAGTGCGCATCGAAATGCAGCCTTTGAAGCGTGCGAATTCATCATGGATTACTTGAAAACTCGCGCGCCATTTTGGAAAAAAGAGCTGACGACGGAAGAGAGCCGCTGGATCGATTCACGTGATAGCGATCATCAAGCCGCGCAGCGTTGGGAGAAAGGTGAATAA
- the luxO gene encoding quorum-sensing sigma-54 dependent transcriptional regulator LuxO, translating to MVEDTASVAALYRSYLTPLDIDINIVGTGRDAIESISRREPDLILLDLRLPDMTGMDVLHAVKEKSPDVPIVFMTAHGSIDTAVEAMRHGAQDFLIKPCEADRLRVTVNNAIRKASKLKNDVDNKNQNYQGFIGSSQTMQAVYRTIDSAASSKASIFITGESGTGKEVCAEAIHAASKRGDKPFIAINCAAIPKDLIESELFGHVKGAFTGAATERQGAAEAADGGTLFLDELCEMDLDLQTKLLRFIQTGTFQKVGSSKMKSVDVRFVCATNRDPWKEVQEGRFREDLYYRLYVIPLHLPPLRERGDDVIEIAYSLLGFMSKEEGKDFVRLSAEVVERFRHYEWPGNVRQLQNVLRNVVVLNEGREITLDMLPPPLNQMPAPINRALPLAHENKVSVHEIFPLWMTEKQAIEQAIEACDGNIPRAATYLDVSPSTIYRKLQAWNEKVQEKERER from the coding sequence ATGGTAGAAGATACAGCGTCGGTGGCGGCGTTGTATCGCTCCTATCTCACCCCGTTGGATATTGATATCAATATCGTCGGCACAGGGCGCGATGCAATTGAAAGCATCAGTCGTCGTGAGCCGGATCTGATCCTGCTCGATTTACGTTTACCGGATATGACGGGGATGGATGTCCTGCATGCGGTAAAAGAAAAATCACCGGATGTGCCTATCGTGTTCATGACGGCGCACGGTTCAATTGATACAGCGGTTGAAGCGATGCGCCACGGCGCTCAAGACTTTTTGATTAAGCCTTGTGAAGCGGATCGTCTACGCGTAACGGTGAATAATGCGATCCGTAAAGCGTCGAAACTCAAAAACGATGTCGATAATAAAAATCAGAACTATCAAGGCTTTATCGGAAGTAGCCAAACCATGCAAGCGGTCTATCGCACAATAGACTCAGCGGCGAGCAGTAAAGCGAGTATTTTTATTACGGGTGAAAGTGGTACCGGTAAGGAAGTGTGCGCGGAGGCGATTCACGCTGCGAGTAAACGTGGCGATAAACCGTTTATTGCCATTAACTGCGCCGCGATCCCGAAAGATCTGATTGAAAGTGAGTTGTTCGGCCACGTCAAAGGCGCTTTTACCGGTGCGGCGACTGAACGCCAAGGCGCTGCGGAAGCCGCTGATGGTGGCACACTGTTTTTGGATGAATTGTGCGAAATGGATTTGGATTTACAGACCAAACTGCTGCGCTTCATCCAAACCGGAACCTTCCAAAAAGTCGGCTCATCGAAAATGAAAAGCGTGGATGTGCGCTTTGTGTGTGCGACCAACCGTGACCCATGGAAAGAGGTGCAAGAAGGCCGTTTTCGTGAAGACTTGTATTACCGCTTATATGTGATCCCTCTGCACTTACCGCCATTGCGCGAGCGTGGTGATGATGTGATTGAGATTGCCTACTCGCTGCTTGGTTTTATGTCCAAAGAAGAGGGGAAAGATTTCGTCCGCTTGTCGGCCGAAGTGGTCGAGCGCTTCCGTCACTACGAGTGGCCGGGTAACGTGCGCCAGCTACAAAACGTTTTGCGTAATGTCGTGGTACTGAATGAAGGCCGTGAAATCACGTTAGATATGCTCCCACCACCACTAAACCAAATGCCAGCACCGATCAATCGAGCTTTACCGCTCGCCCATGAAAACAAAGTGTCGGTGCATGAAATTTTTCCATTGTGGATGACTGAGAAACAAGCTATTGAGCAAGCCATTGAAGCTTGTGATGGTAATATCCCCCGCGCCGCGACCTATCTGGATGTCAGTCCTTCAACCATTTATCGCAAGCTGCAAGCTTGGAATGAAAAAGTTCAAGAAAAAGAGAGGGAGCGGTAA
- the luxU gene encoding quorum-sensing phosphorelay protein LuxU has translation MSEWINQSKIDLLAKEIGEENVPILVNIFLGELNDYQIRLVSEAVADKLAYLKEISHALKSSAASFGADRLCAKAIELDSRAKSGEMLDISLEVTLMLDLLKQTHQCYSELVD, from the coding sequence ATGAGTGAATGGATTAACCAGAGCAAAATTGATTTGCTTGCCAAAGAAATTGGCGAAGAGAATGTCCCCATACTGGTCAACATTTTTCTTGGTGAATTGAACGATTATCAGATTAGGCTAGTGAGTGAAGCTGTAGCCGATAAATTGGCGTATCTAAAAGAAATCAGCCACGCACTGAAAAGTAGCGCGGCTAGTTTTGGCGCAGACCGCTTGTGTGCCAAAGCGATTGAATTGGATAGCCGAGCCAAATCTGGCGAGATGCTGGACATCTCGCTAGAAGTCACACTGATGCTCGATTTGTTGAAACAGACGCATCAATGTTACTCAGAGCTCGTCGATTAA
- the moaC gene encoding cyclic pyranopterin monophosphate synthase MoaC: MSQLTHINASGEANMVDVSNKADTVREARAEAYVRMAPETLQLILSGQHHKGDVFATARIAGIQAAKRTWELIPLCHPLLLSKVEVQLEALPEQNSVRIESLCKLSGKTGVEMEALTATSVAALTIYDMCKAVQKDIVIENVRLLEKSGGKSGHFKVDA; the protein is encoded by the coding sequence ATGAGTCAACTCACTCACATTAATGCTTCAGGTGAAGCCAATATGGTGGACGTGTCGAATAAAGCTGACACGGTTCGTGAAGCTCGTGCCGAGGCCTATGTGCGCATGGCACCCGAAACGCTGCAACTGATTCTCTCTGGTCAGCACCATAAAGGGGACGTATTTGCCACGGCGCGTATTGCGGGCATTCAAGCCGCGAAACGTACGTGGGAGCTGATCCCGCTTTGTCACCCGCTGCTGCTTTCTAAAGTAGAAGTACAGCTTGAAGCCTTGCCAGAGCAAAACAGTGTACGCATTGAATCACTGTGTAAACTCAGCGGTAAAACCGGTGTTGAGATGGAAGCCTTGACCGCCACATCGGTTGCTGCGCTCACTATTTACGACATGTGCAAAGCGGTACAGAAAGATATTGTGATTGAGAATGTTCGGTTGCTTGAAAAATCGGGCGGAAAATCAGGGCACTTTAAGGTGGATGCATGA
- the moaB gene encoding molybdenum cofactor biosynthesis protein B, with product MGHAESKFQAANIAVLTVSDTRTEENDTSGRYLAEQLQEAGHKLADKQIVIDDMYKIRAVVSQWIADETIQAILITGGTGFTSRDSTPEALKPLFDKEVEGFGELFRMVSFEEIGTSTIQSRAVAGFANHTVIFAMPGSTGACRTGWTKIIKQQLDASHRPCNFMPHLTV from the coding sequence ATGGGTCACGCAGAAAGCAAATTTCAAGCAGCAAACATCGCCGTTTTAACGGTGTCAGATACTCGTACGGAAGAAAACGATACCTCAGGTCGTTACTTGGCTGAGCAGCTGCAAGAAGCGGGTCATAAACTGGCGGATAAACAGATCGTGATTGACGATATGTACAAAATCCGTGCGGTAGTTTCACAGTGGATTGCGGATGAAACCATCCAAGCAATTTTGATCACTGGCGGTACAGGGTTTACCTCACGTGACAGCACACCTGAGGCGCTTAAGCCTCTGTTTGATAAAGAAGTTGAAGGCTTCGGTGAACTGTTCCGAATGGTCTCTTTTGAAGAGATCGGTACCTCGACCATTCAGTCGCGTGCGGTAGCGGGTTTTGCTAACCACACGGTGATTTTTGCTATGCCGGGTTCAACGGGTGCATGCCGCACAGGTTGGACAAAAATCATTAAACAGCAATTGGATGCTTCCCATCGCCCATGTAACTTTATGCCGCACCTAACGGTATAA